The following proteins are co-located in the Solanum pennellii chromosome 8, SPENNV200 genome:
- the LOC114078395 gene encoding probable cyclin-dependent serine/threonine-protein kinase DDB_G0292550 — NNKNNNNNNISNNNNKNNNNNNNNNSNSNNNKNNNNNNISNNNNKNNNNNNNNNSNSNNNKNNNNNNISNNNNKNNNNNNNNNSNSNNNKNNNNNNISNNNNKNNNNNNNNNSNSNNNKNNNNNNISNNNNKNNNNNNNNNSNSNNNKNNNNNNISNNNNKNNNNNNNNNSNSNNNKNNNNNNISNNNNKNNNNNNNNNSNSNNNKNNNNNNISNNNNKNNNNNNNNNSNSNNNKNNNNNNISNNNNKNNNNNNNNNSNSNNNKNNNNNNISNNNNKNNNNNNNNNSNSNNNKNNNNNNISNNNNKNNNNNNNNNSNSNNNKNNNNNNISNNNNKNNNNNNNNNSNSNNNKNNNNNNISNNNNKNNNNNNNNNSNSNNNKNNNNNNISNNNNKNNNNNNNNNSNSNNNKNNNNNNISNNNNKNNNNNNNNNSNSNNNKNNNNNNISNNNNKNNNNNNNNNSNSNNNKNNNNNNISNNNNKNNNNNNNNNSNSNNNKNNNNNNISNNNNKNNNNNNNNNSNSNNNKNNNNNNISNNNNKNNNNNNNNNSNSNNNKNNNNNNISNNNNKNNNNNNNNNSNSNNNKNNNNNNISNNNNKNNNNNNNNNSNSNNNKNNNNNNISNNNNKNNNNNNNNNSNSSNNNNNNNNNSSSSKSNNNNNNNSNNNNNKNNNNNNISNNNNKNNNNNNNNNTNSNNNNNNNNNNNNNIKSNNTNSNNNNNNNNNNNSRNNNNNNNNINNNNNSNSNKNNSNNNNNNNNYDNNSNSNNNNNNNNSNSNNNNNNNNNNNNSNNNNHNNNNSNNNNNNNNNNNNNNYNNNNSKSKNKNSNNSN, encoded by the exons aacaacaaaaacaacaacaacaacaacattagcaacaacaacaataaaaacaacaacaacaacaacaacaacaatagcaacagcaacaacaacaaaaacaacaacaacaacaacattagcaacaacaacaataaaaacaacaacaacaacaacaacaacaatagcaacagcaacaacaacaaaaacaacaacaacaacaacattagcaacaacaacaataaaaacaacaacaacaacaacaacaacaatagcaacagcaacaacaacaaaaacaacaacaacaacaacattagcaacaacaacaataaaaacaacaacaacaacaacaacaacaatagcaacagcaacaacaacaaaaacaacaacaacaacaacattagcaacaacaacaataaaaacaacaacaacaacaacaacaacaatagcaacagcaacaacaacaaaaacaacaacaacaacaacattagcaacaacaacaataaaaacaacaacaacaacaacaacaacaatagcaacagcaacaacaacaaaaacaacaacaacaacaacattagcaacaacaacaataaaaacaacaacaacaacaacaacaacaatagcaacagcaacaacaacaaaaacaacaacaacaacaacattagcaacaacaacaataaaaacaacaacaacaacaacaacaacaatagcaacagcaacaacaacaaaaacaacaacaacaacaacattagcaacaacaacaataaaaacaacaacaacaacaacaacaacaatagcaacagcaacaacaacaaaaacaacaacaacaacaacattagcaacaacaacaataaaaacaacaacaacaacaacaacaacaatagcaacagcaacaacaacaaaaacaacaacaacaacaacattagcaacaacaacaataaaaacaacaacaacaacaacaacaacaatagcaacagcaacaacaacaaaaacaacaacaacaacaacattagcaacaacaacaataaaaacaacaacaacaacaacaacaacaatagcaacagcaacaacaacaaaaacaacaacaacaacaacattagcaacaacaacaataaaaacaacaacaacaacaacaacaacaatagcaacagcaacaacaacaaaaacaacaacaacaacaacattagcaacaacaacaataaaaacaacaacaacaacaacaacaacaatagcaacagcaacaacaacaaaaacaacaacaacaacaacattagcaacaacaacaataaaaacaacaacaacaacaacaacaacaatagcaacagcaacaacaacaaaaacaacaacaacaacaacattagcaacaacaacaataaaaacaacaacaacaacaacaacaacaatagcaacagcaacaacaacaaaaacaacaacaacaacaacattagcaacaacaacaataaaaacaacaacaacaacaacaacaacaatagcaacagcaacaacaacaaaaacaacaacaacaacaacattagcaacaacaacaataaaaacaacaacaacaacaacaacaacaatagcaacagcaacaacaacaaaaacaacaacaacaacaacattagcaacaacaacaataaaaacaacaacaacaacaacaacaacaatagcaacagcaacaacaacaaaaacaacaacaacaacaacattagcaacaacaacaataaaaacaacaacaacaacaacaacaacaatagcaacagcaacaacaacaaaaacaacaacaacaacaacattagcaacaacaacaataaaaacaacaacaacaacaacaacaacaatagcaacagcaacaacaacaaaaacaacaacaacaacaacattagcaacaacaacaataaaaacaacaacaacaacaacaacaacaatagcaacagcagcaacaacaacaacaacaacaacaacaacagcagcagcagcaagagcaacaacaacaacaacaacaacagcaataacaacaacaacaaaaacaacaacaacaacaacattagcaacaacaacaacaaaaacaacaacaacaacaacaacaacaacaccaacagcaacaacaacaacaacaataacaacaacaacaacaacaacatcaagagCAACAACacaaatagcaacaacaacaacaacaataa caacaacaacaacagcagaaacaacaacaacaacaacaacaacattaacaacaacaacaacagcaacagcaacaaaaacaacagcaacaacaacaacaacaacaacaactacgacaacaatagcaacagcaataacaataacaacaacaacaatagcaacagcaacaacaacaacaacaacaacaacaacaacaacaacagcaacaacaacaaccacaacaacaacaacagcaacaacaacaacaacaataacaacaacaacaacaacaacaactacaacaacaacaacagcaagaGCAAGaacaaaaatagcaacaacagcaac
- the LOC107027494 gene encoding GATA zinc finger domain-containing protein 14-like has product TNNSNNKSNNNNSNKNSNNNNNNNSNNNNNNCSNNSNSSNNNNNSNNNNNNNKYSNNSNNNNNSNSNNRNNNNRNNSNNSNNDNSNNNNNDNSNNSNNNNKSNNNNSNNNNNSYNNNSSNNNNSNNSNNSNNNNSNSNNNNNSNNNNNNNNNKNNNNNNNNNINNNNDNSNNKYNSNNNNKSNSNSNNSNSSSNNNNNNNNNNNNKYSNNSNNNNNSNSNNKNNNNNNSNNSNNSNNDNTNNSNNGNSNNSNNNNKSNNNNSNNNNSYNNNSSNINKSNNNNNSNNNNKNSNNNNNSKNNSNNSNNNNNSNNNNNNNNNNKSNNNDNNSSNNNNNNNNSNNSNNSNNDNSNNSNNDNSNNNNKSNNNNSNNNNYSYNNNSSNNNNSNNSNNNNSNSNNNNNSSNNNNNSNKNNNNNNNDNINNNNDNSNNSNNNNKSNNNSNNNNNNNKSNNNSNNNNNNNKSNNNNNNNNNNNYSNNSNNNNSINSNNSRNNSNNSSNKNNCSNNSNNNNNNNNNINNNNNNINNNNSNNNNNNNSNNNNS; this is encoded by the exons accaacaacagcaacaacaaaagcaacaacaacaacagcaacaaaaacagcaacaataacaataataacaacagcaacaacaacaacaacaactgcagcaacaacagcaatagcagcaacaacaacaacaacagcaacaataacaacaacaacaacaaatacagcaacaacagcaacaacaacaacaacagcaacagcaacaacagaaacaacaacaaccgcaacaacagcaacaacagcaacaacgacaatagcaacaacaacaacaacgataacagcaacaacagcaacaacaacaacaaaagcaacaacaacaacagcaacaacaacaacaacagctacaacaacaacagtagcaacaataacaacagcaacaacagcaacaacagcaacaacaacaatagcaacagcaacaacaacaacaacagcaacaacaacaacaacaacaacaacaacaaaaacaataacaacaacaacaacaataatatcaacaacaataacgacaacagcaacaataaatacaacagcaacaacaacaacaaaagcaacagcaatagcaacaacagcaatagcagcagcaacaacaacaacaacaacaataacaacaacaacaacaaatacagcaacaacagcaacaacaacaacaacagcaacagcaacaacaaaaacaacaacaacaacaacagcaacaacagcaacaacagcaacaatgacaacaccaacaacagcaacaacggtaacagcaacaacagcaacaacaacaacaaaagcaacaacaacaacagcaacaacaacaacagctacaacaacaacagtagcaacatcaacaaaagcaacaacaacaacaacagcaacaacaacaacaaaaacagcaacaacaacaacaacagcaaaaacaacagcaacaacagcaacaacaacaacaacagcaacaacaacaacaacaacaacaacaacaacaaaagcaacaacaacgataacaacagcagcaac aacaacaacaacaacaacaacagcaacaacagcaacaacagcaacaacgacaacagcaacaacagcaacaatgataacagcaacaacaacaacaaaagcaacaacaacaacagcaacaacaacaactacagctacaacaacaacagtagcaacaacaacaacagcaacaacagcaacaacaacaacagcaacagcaacaacaacaacaacagcagcaacaacaacaacaacagtaacaaaaacaataacaacaacaacaacgacaatatcaacaacaataacgacaacagcaacaacagcaacaacaacaacaaaagcaacaacaatagcaacaacaacaacaacaacaacaaaagcaacaacaatagcaacaacaacaacaacaacaacaaaagtaacaacaacaacaacaacaacaacaacaacaactatagcaacaacagcaacaataacaacagtattaacagcaacaacagcaggaacaacagcaacaacagcagcaacaagaACAActgcagcaacaacagcaacaacaacaacaacaataacaacaacattaacaacaacaacaacaacattaacaacaacaacagcaataataacaacaacaacaacagcaacaacaacaatagc